The following is a genomic window from Longimicrobium sp..
CCATGGTGGCTCCAATCCTCTTGACCCGTGCCGCCCAGCAGGGCTACCGTTGTCGGCGGGCGGCTTTCGAGTCGTTCTGGTGAGGCTGGTCGATTCTTCTTGGCGGGAGAGCGGCCAGCCTTCTTCTTTGCCCTGCGGGTATCATTGTAATACCGCGCGGCGCGTTTGTCAACGCTACGATACCAACGGCGATGGACTTCAAAGCGGCAGCCGAGGTACTGCTCGGAACACAGCCCGTGACGGCGATCGACATCGCCGAGCGGCTCGGGAAGGACCCGCACACGATTCGCCGCGCGCGGATGAGCGGGCCGAACGCGCGCTCGGCGCCGAAGGGGTGGGAGGCGGTGGTGGCGGACCTGGCGGAGAAGCATGCGGGGGACTTGGAGCGCCGGGTGCAGGAGCTTCATGCCCTCGCAAGACAACTGCGCGAAAGACGGGTGTAGTTGGCCCACGTTACAGCAACTCACTTACTTTTCTCTAGGGAGTCGTACGTGCAGCAGAGTTATGGTGAAGAAGATCTTGACGTCGGTTCGTTCAAGGCCGGAACGGTGCGGGTTTTGGGAATCCATGCGCTGCCTGCACTGTATCCGCGCCTTGGAATACAACTCGGGTGGGTGCTTCGCGAGATCCCAGCCAGTGAAGGACAATTCCGGTCAGGCGGGCTGAAAGACTATAAGGTGATGGGGTGCGCAGGGGATCTACGCGTTGGGCGGGATACGACCGTTGTTGGCCCTCTCCATCCTGCGGAGGGACAGGTCGATATGCGCTCATCACCTTATCACTCAGAGTCTCATTTGATGTTGGCATGCGAGCTTAACCTCAGGCAGATTGAGCAGTATGAGCAACTGAGGACAGGTGGCGCTGCCGAGTTTTCTCTCGCGCTCTGGCCGGTGGTGGTGCAGAGCGGTGAGCAGGTAACGGCTCGCGTTCGACCATTTTCGTTTCGCATACCGCAGGACATGTGGATCGCGTTTCTGTCGTCGATCAAATATGGGGAATACGACATTCTGGAAGTTCGACGTCCAACGGCAGACATCGGCGCGTTCTCGGAGATCCGTGATCAACTGCACAGTGCTCGGCTCCGTGCAGAGCGCGGAGATTACAGTGGATGCGTTTCCGCTTCGCGAACGGCTCTTGAACGTGCCATCCAAGAGTCAAAGGGAAGCGCACCATCGTTGAGGGAGGTGCTCGTCGCCCGAACAGATGCATCTCGTGGGGACGCCTATAACTCCATCGTAAGCAAGGCGAAGGAATTGTGTAACCGAGCTGTCCACAAACCCGAGAGCAGCTTTTCGTACTCACGCCATGAGGCATTGTTTATCGTGCGAGTAGTCGAATCCAGCATCGCTCTGCTTGGGCAGTTAGGCCCCTATGATAACAACGGGTCATAGCGGCGGAGGTAGCAGAGATCGGATCGCCGCGCGCGGATGAGCGGGCCGAACGCGCGCTCGGCGCCGACGGGGTGGGAGGCAGTGGTGGCGGACCTGGCGGAGAAGCACGCGGATGAGTTGGAGCGGCGGGTTGGGCACCTTCGGAACCTAGTTCGGGACCTGCGGCGCGAAGAGTAGGAATCACCTACATCGATTATCCGTTCCCCTTGATGAAGGTCAACTCATGTCCTCGACAGTAGATCCGAACCCGCCGCAGACCCGAGCTGTTCTGCGCGGTATCGTGATAGCGACGCTCGTGCTGACCTGCTCAGCCGCGGCGGGTTATGGGTGGCGCAGAGGCTGGGGCACGGTTCCCGTAGAGCAACCGCAAACAGCACAGCCCGGCCCGCATTCCCTCGATACGGCGCGGGTGGCCAACTCGCCGCCGGCCCCCATCCCATCGGGAGTGGAATCGGCTTTGCTGGCCGAATCGCCGATCGAACAGCAGCAATCAGCGCCGACTCACGACTCGGTTGCGTCGCCTGCAATCCGGTTCAGACCTCGTAAAGGGCTACCAGACGCTGACTCCCCCCGAGGACCCGCCCCTCGAGATCACGCCGCCACCGGCTGAGATCCCATCCACCGAAGTGCTCTCGGAGCTACTCTACGGTCAAGAACTGATCGCGAAGAACTTCTGGGGAAACTACGGGTGGTTGGTTGAGGCGGGAGAAATAATGGAGTTGAGGGTGGATGCGGCCTGGGACGACCCGGAGAATCGTTCGAATGGCGTCTACATCACGTTTGTGGTGATGGCGGACGGGAAAGGCATGCGCGCATCGGGGTTATTGCGCTTCTACGGCGATGGTACCGAGGGGAGCGGCTACGCGGTCCGGGACTTCACTCCGCAGAAGGTGGAGCGGGTGGGTAGTTGGTGAGGCCCTGATCCGCAGGCTTTTCTCACGCGGCATCGACTCGCGGTGGAACGCGTTCACGACGCCAGGCACCATCCCCAGCGACGGGTTCATCCGTGGGCCGGGGCAGGTGTACCCGCGGGCCCAACGCAACCGGCTAATCCAGAATGGCGATTCGCACGTGGGCACCACCCGCAGTGATTTTGTCTCCGCCGAACTGCGGCGCGCGCCCGAAGACCCGATGCCGCTCCACGGTAGAAGAATGACCACCAGAGCCGTGCTCAGGATGGGCGGGTTGGCCGGTGCGCTGACTGCCCTGCTCGCAGGTAGCGGGTGTGAGGTCGAGCCCACGAGGCCCGTATCTGCCGACAGCGTCCGCGTGGCGTGGAGCACGCCGCTGGACGGCAGGACGGAGGTGATCACGCCTCGTTTCCATTCCGTTGCCGCAGACGGACAGCGTCTCTACGTCCTGTGGCGGGGGGTGGTCGCCTACGATCTGGACAGCGGAGCCCAGCTCTGGCGCGCAGCCGGCGGGTCAGCCGCGGATAACGTAGTCGTGCGGGACGGCCGGGTCTTCACCTCCGCGGCTGTTGCTCGGGCACTCGACGGGGCCACGGGTGCTGAACTGTGGTCATTCACGCCCGACAGCTCTGCCGACGCCACCAGCGCAGTCGATGAACTCTCGTTCTACATCGCGAGCGAGTCACGGCGCCTCTATGCCCTCGACGTTGCAACGGGCCAGCCGCGCTGGTCGACGGAGGTCCTGCCCACGGGGCCGTACAAGGGTGCGATCCCGGTCGGGATCGTCGCGCACGGGGACACGTTGTATGTCTCTCTCGTCGAGGACACCTCGCCCACGGGACACCTGAAGCGCGGGTGGATCGTGGCCGTGGACCGCAACGACGGAAAGATCCTGTGGCGGTACGTGAACGAGCGTCAAGGTGAGCCGCACGATGCTGGAAGGCACGCGGTAGCCGGCCGCATGCTCCTGGTGAACGACCTCAACGGCGGCGCCTTCTTTGGAGTGGACCGGTTCACCGGCAAAGAGGTATGGCGCCACATCGGGCGGGCCGATCTCCTTGGGGCCTGGGACGTGTTCCAGGTGGCGGATGGAGTGGCGTACCTCGCGTCGGGCGACACGTACGCGTACGCCTTCGATCCGGAGACCGGCAAGATCCACTGGAAGCATGACTTGCGGGCCAGCGCCAATTCCTCGGCCGTGTGCGGCAACTACGTGTTCGCGGCGGCGGGCTCTCTGCACATGCTCAACCGCTCGACCGGCAAGCAGGAGGCGGCGCTGTTCCTGGACGAGTGGGGATATGTCCAATCCAATGATTTCGTAGTGTCGCGGCTGCTCTCGCACGGCGGGCGGGTGTATTTCGTGGGGAACAACGCCGTGTACGCCGTCGAGTGCAGCCGTTGACCATCCCACACCCCGATCCCCCGTGGGTGTTATGAGTGCCGCGCTTAATCAAGAGACCTGACGTTGCTCCTACCTGTTCAGGGCGATCGTTCCGCCGCGCGCCGCAACCGGGCCAGCTCTCGCCCGGGGTAGGGCAGGTCGGGGTGGTCCAAGTACTCGGGCGGCAGCGTGTCCCAGAACGGTGCCCATATCCGGTCGAGCAGCGCCTGACGCGCCGGGTCCGACGACCACACCATGATTGAGACGTCCCTCGTTTCTGTTCGAAGATCGTCGTCATCATCCGCCCCAAACGATCTCAGAACCCAGCCTCGCTCCTCCACTGGCATGGTGCCAAGGAGTTCCTCCAGCGCATCGACGTCGAATTGCCGCGCCAGCTGCTTTCGCACCTCAGGGGCGAGCTGCACCGCGTGCGGGCTGAACGAATGCTGAACCATGATGAAGCCTCCAAGCTCCGGCGTGACTACGGGTAGAGCAGGTACGGCTTGCGAGCCTCGCGGAACTCCTCGGCCTCGCGGTCCCACTCGTCCAGCAGGGGGAGGAGCGTGCCTCCTTCGATGGCGAGCCGCACCCTGTCGGAGCCGGTAAGGCGGTCGATGGTCCGCGTCCAGGCGAAGTCGCGCGGGTGCTGCCGGCGGATCTCGTCGATGAGCAGGAGCGCCGTGCGCACGGGACGGTACGCCTGCCGGTCGGTGACGACGAGGCGGATGCCGGGAATGGCCTGGCCCGGGAACTTCCGCGCCGTGGGCTCCATCTGCAGCGTGACCGCCTCGAAGCGGATCCCCGGGAGCTGCTTCGCGTTCATGATGGACGCGACCCTCGGCGCGTCGAGCCACGCGGCCCCGACCTGCTCGAAGGGCCGGTCCGTCCCCCGCCCCTCGGCGATGGTGGTGCCCTCGAAGTACACCGTTCCGGGGTAGCTCGTCAGCGCGGCGAGGGAGCGCAGGTTCGGTGACGGGTTCACCCATGGGAGCCCGGTTTCATCCTGCCATTGCAAGCGCCGCCACCCCGCCACCCGCGCCACGATGAGGTTCGCGCCGATCCCGTGCTTCTGGTTGAAGAGGGTGGCGAGCTCGCCCACCGTCATCCCGTGGCGCGCCGGGATCGGGTACATCCCCACGAACGACGCGAACCTGGGATCGAGCAGGGCGCCCTCCACGATCTCGCCCCCGATGGGATTGGGCCGGTCGAGCACCACGAACGGAATCCCCTTGGCCTTCGCGGCCTGCATGGCGAGCGCCATCGTGGAGACGTACGTCCAGGTGCGCCCGCCGACTTCCTGTAGATCGTACACCAGCACGTCCACGTCCTTCAGCATCGCGGGCGTGGGGGCGCGGTCCTCGGACAGGTACAGGGAGTAGACCGGCACCCCCGTCTTCGCATCGACCTCGTCCTGGATGTGCTCCCCGTCCATCACGTTCCCGCGGATGCCGTGCTCGGGAGCCAGGAGCGCCACCAGCTTCAGCTCCGGGTGCTGCGCGATCAGGTCGATGACCGGCGTCCGCGCCCGGTCGATCGCGCTGTGGTTGGTGATGAGCCCCACGCGCTTCCCCCGCACCTCCGCCGGCAGGTCTGCCAGGAAGGTCTCGATGCCGGGCCGCACCGCCGTCGCCGCGGCCGGAGAAGTGGCGGCCGCGGCCTGGTCCGCTGGAGCACGAGCCGGAGTTTGGCAGGCGGCGAGCAGCAGGAGCGCGGGAGCGAAGGCTTTCATCGGCTCTCGGGGGCGGCGGGGAATGGATGGCTAACAATACGACTCCCCCACGCGATCGAAACCCCCCGGCTGCCGGCGCCCACTCGGCCCGCCGGCCGTCCTCACCACGGATGCTTGCGCACCAGGCCCAGCCAACCGGGCGCGGGCTGGCGCGCGGTGGCGTAGATGTACTCCAGCGAGTCGGCCAGCACGGCGACGGCCCGCGTCTTCTCCAGGCGGGGAAGGTCCGACAACAGCTCGCGCGCCGCGGCCACCTGCGAGGGCTCCCGCCCGCGACGCTCGCGCACGTACCACGCAAGCAGCCGCGCACGTACGCGAGCCTGCGGGGTGCTCCCTCCGATGAACTTGTACAGGGTGCTGTGCCCCACCCCGATCTCCTGGGCGGCCGCGCGGATGGACGTGCTGGCCGACCGCTCGCGCACGTAGGCGCGCAGCGCATCCACGGAAATTTCTTCGGGTCCCTCGCTCATGTGCTCTCGTCTGCCCGGGACGGGGGGATCGTAGAA
Proteins encoded in this region:
- a CDS encoding PQQ-binding-like beta-propeller repeat protein is translated as MGTTRSDFVSAELRRAPEDPMPLHGRRMTTRAVLRMGGLAGALTALLAGSGCEVEPTRPVSADSVRVAWSTPLDGRTEVITPRFHSVAADGQRLYVLWRGVVAYDLDSGAQLWRAAGGSAADNVVVRDGRVFTSAAVARALDGATGAELWSFTPDSSADATSAVDELSFYIASESRRLYALDVATGQPRWSTEVLPTGPYKGAIPVGIVAHGDTLYVSLVEDTSPTGHLKRGWIVAVDRNDGKILWRYVNERQGEPHDAGRHAVAGRMLLVNDLNGGAFFGVDRFTGKEVWRHIGRADLLGAWDVFQVADGVAYLASGDTYAYAFDPETGKIHWKHDLRASANSSAVCGNYVFAAAGSLHMLNRSTGKQEAALFLDEWGYVQSNDFVVSRLLSHGGRVYFVGNNAVYAVECSR
- a CDS encoding DUF1343 domain-containing protein; this translates as MKAFAPALLLLAACQTPARAPADQAAAATSPAAATAVRPGIETFLADLPAEVRGKRVGLITNHSAIDRARTPVIDLIAQHPELKLVALLAPEHGIRGNVMDGEHIQDEVDAKTGVPVYSLYLSEDRAPTPAMLKDVDVLVYDLQEVGGRTWTYVSTMALAMQAAKAKGIPFVVLDRPNPIGGEIVEGALLDPRFASFVGMYPIPARHGMTVGELATLFNQKHGIGANLIVARVAGWRRLQWQDETGLPWVNPSPNLRSLAALTSYPGTVYFEGTTIAEGRGTDRPFEQVGAAWLDAPRVASIMNAKQLPGIRFEAVTLQMEPTARKFPGQAIPGIRLVVTDRQAYRPVRTALLLIDEIRRQHPRDFAWTRTIDRLTGSDRVRLAIEGGTLLPLLDEWDREAEEFREARKPYLLYP